One genomic window of Gemmatimonadales bacterium includes the following:
- a CDS encoding redox-sensing transcriptional repressor Rex produces MRKVAESTVRRLSLYLRFLEEFDEEGLATISSEALASRGGTTSAQVRKDLSFFGSFGKRGLGYPVPELLGRLREILGLERRYRVAMIGAGKIGGALAQYRGFRQRGFDIAAIFDVDPAKIGHQWNGLTVRDIADLERELTAQPVEMAVVVTPPDAAQAVTDRLVRLGVKALLNFAPLQLAVPDDVVVKTVNLALELETLSYALTNR; encoded by the coding sequence GCAAAGTCGCGGAGAGCACGGTGCGTCGCCTCTCCCTGTACCTGCGGTTCCTGGAGGAGTTCGACGAGGAGGGACTCGCCACCATCAGCTCCGAGGCGCTCGCCTCGCGCGGCGGCACCACGTCGGCGCAAGTGCGCAAGGACCTCTCGTTCTTCGGCTCGTTCGGCAAGCGCGGGCTGGGTTACCCGGTGCCGGAGTTGCTCGGCCGGCTGCGAGAAATCCTGGGACTCGAGCGCCGCTATCGCGTGGCGATGATCGGGGCGGGGAAGATCGGCGGCGCGCTCGCGCAGTATCGCGGGTTCCGGCAGCGCGGGTTTGACATCGCCGCGATCTTCGACGTCGATCCGGCCAAGATCGGCCACCAGTGGAACGGGCTTACCGTGCGGGACATCGCGGACCTGGAGCGGGAGCTCACCGCCCAGCCGGTCGAGATGGCGGTGGTCGTGACACCCCCCGACGCCGCCCAGGCGGTGACCGACCGGCTCGTGCGGCTCGGTGTGAAGGCGCTGCTCAACTTCGCGCCGCTGCAGCTGGCCGTGCCCGATGACGTCGTGGTGAAGACAGTGAATCTGGCACTCGAGCTCGAGACGCTGAGCTACGCACTGACCAACCGCTAG